The following proteins come from a genomic window of Triticum aestivum cultivar Chinese Spring chromosome 6A, IWGSC CS RefSeq v2.1, whole genome shotgun sequence:
- the LOC123131164 gene encoding protein PELOTA 1-like, translated as MKLVGKSLARDGPGSVKLLPEVDDDLWDAYNLIAAGDAVEAVTVRKITRSGGRDAERIKLTLEVAVESTDYDKDGSVLRVRGKNLTKNEHVQIGQYHTLEIELRRPFVLRKEAWDWPALDTIRKSCDETAANADLAVLLMQEGLAHLFLVGRSVTATRARVEVPIPRKHGSSSGAVAAYDTALKDFFQRVLAAFVHHVDFDLVQCVVIASPGFTKDQFRDHMLLEAARRGELRAITEHKARIVLAPAPSGYPHSLKDVLAAPSVLSLIKDTRAALEVPALQEFYAMIAKDSARACYGPKHVEVAHERLAIQTLLLTDTWFRNPDVVARRKCVDLAESVKKVGGKVCVFSSMHVSGNQLEQLTGIAAVLRFPMPDLDDIEM; from the coding sequence ATGAAGCTCGTCGGAAAAAGCCTCGCCCGCGACGGGCCCGGCTCCGTCAAGCTATTGCCGGAGGTGGATGACGACCTGTGGGACGCCTACAACCTCATCGCCGCCGGCGACGCCGTCGAGGCCGTCACTGTCCGGAAGATCACGAGGTCCGGAGGCCGCGACGCGGAGCGCATCAAGCTGacgctagaggtcgcggtcgagtCCACGGACTACGACAAGGACGGCTCCGTCCTGCGCGTCCGCGGCAAGAACCTCACCAAGAACGAGCACGTCCAGATCGGCCAGTACCATACCTTGGAGATCGAGCTGCGGAGGCCCTTCGTCCTCCGCAAGGAGGCCTGGGACTGGCCCGCGCTCGACACCATCCGCAAGTCCTGCGACGAGACCGCAGCCAAcgccgacctcgccgtgctcctcATGCAGGAAGGCCTCGCCCACCTCTTCCTCGTCGGGAGGAGCGTCACGGCCACCAGAGCGCGCGTGGAGGTGCCCATCCCCAGGAAGCACGGCTCCAGCTCCGGCGCCGTCGCCGCCTACGACACCGCCCTCAAGGACTTCTTCCAGCGCGTCCTGGCCGCCTTCGTGCACCACGTCGACTTCGACCTCGTCCAGTGCGTGGTGATCGCCAGCCCCGGCTTCACCAAGGACCAGTTCCGCGACCACATGCTCCTGGAGGCCGCCCGGCGAGGGGAGCTGCGCGCCATCACGGAGCACAAGGCGCGCATCGTGCTCGCACCCGCGCCCTCGGGCTACCCGCACAGCCTCAAGGACGTCCTGGCCGCCCCGAGCGTCCTGTCGCTGATAAAGGACACCAGGGCCGCGCTGGAGGTGCCGGCGCTGCAGGAGTTCTATGCCATGATCGCCAAGGACTCGGCGAGGGCTTGCTACGGGCCCAAGCACGTCGAGGTCGCGCATGAACGTCTCGCCATCCAGACCCTCTTGCTGACGGACACTTGGTTCCGAAACCCTGACGTTGTTGCTAGGCGCAAGTGCGTCGATTTGGCCGAGTCCGTGAAGAAGGTCGGTGGCAAGGTGTGCGTCTTTTCGTCCATGCATGTCTCCGGCAATCAGCTCGAGCAGCTCACGGGGATAGCCGCAGTTCTTCGTTTTCCCATGCCTGATCTCGACGACATCGAGATGTGA